One genomic window of Syntrophorhabdales bacterium includes the following:
- a CDS encoding SDR family NAD(P)-dependent oxidoreductase: protein MRSLKGKIAVITGAGSGIGAAVAERLHGLSAEVVLLARTETNVKSVCSKLATKRPGAMYCVCDVAEETSLLAVREKILRKKGKIDILVTCAAAPAQAVKSEEMKFESWRSLLRTDLDGVFLSCKVFGTPMLKQRHGRIVNMTSFHTVATYPERVAYNAAKSGVEGLTRALAVEWGRYGVTVNAVAPGPIRTPRTSFFLSQSPEVEEGMIGRTPLARIGETSDVAALIAFLVSDEAGHISGQQIVIDGGWTKNAWWGRHRRE from the coding sequence TTGAGAAGCCTGAAGGGAAAGATTGCTGTCATTACAGGCGCCGGCAGCGGGATAGGAGCGGCCGTCGCCGAACGGCTCCACGGCCTGTCGGCAGAGGTCGTACTCCTCGCACGTACCGAGACGAACGTAAAATCCGTCTGCAGCAAACTCGCTACAAAGCGACCAGGGGCAATGTACTGCGTCTGTGACGTTGCGGAAGAGACAAGCCTTCTTGCAGTGCGTGAGAAGATTCTCCGAAAGAAAGGAAAGATCGACATACTGGTCACCTGTGCCGCAGCACCAGCCCAGGCCGTAAAAAGCGAGGAAATGAAATTCGAATCATGGAGGTCCCTGTTGAGGACCGATCTGGATGGGGTTTTCTTGAGCTGCAAGGTGTTTGGTACACCCATGCTGAAACAGAGGCACGGCAGGATCGTCAATATGACGAGTTTTCATACAGTAGCCACCTATCCGGAGAGGGTGGCCTACAATGCTGCAAAATCCGGCGTAGAAGGGCTTACCCGGGCACTGGCCGTAGAATGGGGCAGGTACGGTGTCACCGTCAATGCCGTCGCCCCGGGCCCGATCAGGACGCCCCGCACTTCGTTCTTTCTTTCCCAGAGCCCTGAGGTAGAGGAGGGCATGATCGGGCGCACCCCGCTCGCAAGAATAGGCGAGACCTCTGACGTGGCCGCACTGATCGCGTTTCTGGTTTCAGACGAAGCAGGCCACATCAGCGGTCAACAGATCGTTATTGATGGCGGTTGGACGAAAAACGCGTGGTGGGGGCGCCACAGACGAGAGTGA
- a CDS encoding class I SAM-dependent methyltransferase produces MSYAQRKSPGAVSHSYRFSEANRGTIFREYGMSLADVHVMPDMLSQKRILDYGCANGFFLDFCVSLGCRKQDLSGFDIAEDLLVQVARKGYHTLKSSDKDFDFIFLWDVLEHIPEPAALINHLKACLRPGGTVIVQTPRLGFLAEVLGELWEHYLPLEHVVLYGRGSLRRLFEEAGLRLVAASSFGSNAPPGIVPEPYKQAFDRLAKRTDYGSTQIGRFVLEESPHPEERHRGGGD; encoded by the coding sequence ATGAGCTATGCTCAGCGCAAGAGCCCTGGGGCCGTGTCCCACAGTTACCGGTTCAGCGAGGCCAACAGGGGGACCATTTTTAGAGAGTACGGGATGTCGCTCGCCGACGTACACGTTATGCCGGACATGCTCTCGCAGAAAAGGATCCTTGACTACGGTTGCGCGAACGGTTTCTTCCTCGATTTTTGCGTGTCGCTGGGATGCCGGAAGCAGGATTTAAGCGGCTTTGATATTGCGGAGGATTTACTCGTCCAAGTCGCTCGGAAGGGATACCACACCCTCAAATCGAGTGATAAGGATTTTGACTTCATATTCTTGTGGGATGTTCTGGAGCATATCCCCGAACCAGCAGCGCTGATTAACCACCTGAAGGCCTGTCTGAGACCCGGCGGGACAGTGATCGTACAGACGCCGAGGTTGGGTTTCCTGGCGGAGGTGCTAGGAGAACTATGGGAGCACTACCTTCCTCTCGAGCACGTGGTGCTTTACGGACGGGGATCCCTCCGGCGTCTATTTGAGGAGGCCGGATTGCGCCTTGTGGCTGCCAGCAGTTTTGGGTCCAATGCGCCGCCGGGTATTGTGCCGGAACCCTATAAACAGGCCTTTGACCGGCTTGCCAAAAGAACAGATTACGGATCTACCCAGATTGGCCGCTTCGTGCTTGAGGAGTCTCCTCACCCCGAGGAGCGCCATCGGGGAGGTGGTGATTGA
- a CDS encoding aminotransferase class III-fold pyridoxal phosphate-dependent enzyme, giving the protein MNRRAALHEMREDVSKERGRQVPPRDLTQSEYWWAKAKEIIPRGTQTLSKGPDQFVDGVTPKYLDHGQGCHVWDVDGNEYIDYPMALGPILLGYNYPPVVEAVTREIRKGTTFTLMSPLEVRLAELLVEVIPCAEMVRFGKNGADATMAAIRIARAYTGRDHVAFCGYHGCHDWYAITTSLNRGIPRFNAGLVHPFEYNRPETLEALLSLYPDKIGAVIMEVPAEEPRDNFLERVIEIAHKHGALFILDETCTGFRWSLGGAQEYYGVVPDLGCFGKGMANGFSISAIVGKKEFMKELDEIFFSMTFSGETIGLAASIATVSEIRKKGVVDCIWKQGRKLRDGLYKIKEELKVNVEIIGHPPRSGFLFRDASGNESLEIKSLFLQETHKRGILFGGPVYLSFSHTDDDIERTLDASFEAMRVVKDAADEGSVDRFMEGKKIGTVYRSRR; this is encoded by the coding sequence ATGAATCGTCGAGCAGCCCTGCATGAGATGAGAGAGGACGTAAGCAAAGAACGTGGCCGGCAAGTGCCGCCAAGAGACCTCACGCAGTCGGAATACTGGTGGGCAAAAGCAAAAGAGATCATTCCTCGCGGTACCCAGACGCTGAGCAAGGGCCCTGATCAGTTTGTCGACGGGGTGACACCCAAATACCTGGACCACGGCCAGGGATGCCACGTCTGGGATGTGGATGGCAACGAGTATATCGACTATCCTATGGCGCTTGGCCCCATCCTGCTCGGCTATAACTATCCACCTGTGGTGGAGGCCGTGACGAGGGAGATTCGAAAAGGAACGACGTTCACACTGATGAGTCCCTTGGAGGTAAGGCTTGCGGAGCTGTTGGTCGAAGTGATCCCCTGCGCGGAGATGGTGCGGTTCGGGAAGAATGGTGCGGATGCCACCATGGCCGCTATACGCATTGCCAGAGCGTACACAGGCAGAGACCACGTCGCCTTCTGCGGCTATCACGGCTGCCACGACTGGTACGCGATCACCACGTCTCTGAATAGAGGCATACCGAGATTTAATGCGGGGCTCGTCCACCCCTTCGAATACAACAGGCCGGAGACGTTGGAAGCGCTCTTATCGCTCTATCCCGATAAGATTGGAGCAGTCATAATGGAAGTGCCCGCGGAGGAGCCGCGAGATAATTTTCTGGAACGCGTTATCGAAATCGCTCATAAGCATGGAGCGCTCTTTATCCTCGACGAAACCTGCACCGGATTCCGCTGGTCTCTGGGGGGTGCGCAAGAATACTACGGTGTTGTGCCTGACCTCGGTTGTTTCGGCAAAGGGATGGCGAATGGATTCTCTATCTCTGCCATTGTGGGAAAGAAAGAGTTTATGAAGGAGCTGGACGAGATATTTTTTTCCATGACTTTTTCAGGGGAGACGATCGGCCTGGCTGCATCAATCGCCACGGTCAGTGAGATTCGCAAAAAGGGCGTTGTCGATTGTATCTGGAAACAGGGCAGGAAGTTGAGAGACGGGCTTTATAAGATAAAAGAGGAATTGAAAGTCAACGTCGAGATCATAGGTCATCCACCACGCTCGGGCTTTCTCTTTAGAGACGCTTCTGGAAATGAGTCTCTTGAGATTAAGAGCCTCTTCTTGCAGGAAACTCACAAGAGGGGGATTCTGTTTGGAGGGCCCGTCTACCTCTCCTTCTCGCATACGGACGATGATATCGAACGGACATTGGATGCGTCTTTTGAGGCAATGAGGGTTGTCAAGGATGCAGCGGACGAGGGCAGCGTGGACAGATTTATGGAAGGAAAAAAGATAGGAACCGTCTATAGGTCACGGCGATAG
- a CDS encoding glucose 1-dehydrogenase gives MAVGRKTRGGGATDESDTDSPMGMVDTSMQFLLEGRVAVITGGSGDLGLAMAGALLDAGATVVLASRDLRRLESAREKISGRDERVSIQAVDVTDAAQVSSLMQKILGKFKRLDILVQAAGAQLRKPAIELTSEEWNRMISVNLTGAFLSCQAAARCMIPQGRGKIIMVSSLTAEIGIPNIAPYVASKGAIRQLTKALAVEWASSGITVNSIGPGRFRTHMTEDIFRDESIRERFLGLIPMRRAGLPADLAGVTVFLASDASDYITGQSIYVDGGWLAAGGSPLG, from the coding sequence ATGGCGGTTGGACGAAAAACGCGTGGTGGGGGCGCCACAGACGAGAGTGACACTGACAGCCCGATGGGTATGGTTGATACGTCCATGCAGTTCTTGTTAGAGGGAAGAGTCGCTGTTATTACCGGAGGAAGCGGGGATCTCGGTCTGGCCATGGCCGGGGCTCTGCTGGATGCGGGTGCTACGGTCGTGCTCGCATCGCGGGATCTCAGGCGGTTGGAGTCTGCAAGAGAGAAGATTTCAGGCCGTGACGAGCGTGTTTCTATCCAGGCGGTAGATGTGACTGATGCGGCGCAGGTTTCCTCTCTCATGCAGAAAATCCTGGGAAAATTCAAACGGCTTGACATACTGGTGCAGGCAGCAGGCGCACAGCTCAGGAAGCCCGCCATTGAATTGACTTCGGAGGAATGGAACCGCATGATCAGCGTCAATCTAACAGGCGCTTTTCTCTCCTGTCAGGCCGCCGCTCGGTGCATGATACCGCAGGGAAGAGGTAAGATCATCATGGTCTCTTCCCTTACAGCAGAAATCGGTATCCCTAACATCGCCCCTTACGTGGCGAGCAAAGGTGCGATCCGTCAACTCACGAAAGCGCTGGCAGTAGAGTGGGCTTCGTCAGGCATCACCGTCAATTCAATTGGCCCCGGCCGTTTCAGAACACACATGACCGAGGATATATTTCGTGATGAATCCATCAGAGAAAGGTTTCTGGGGCTGATACCGATGCGAAGGGCCGGGCTACCTGCCGACTTGGCGGGAGTCACCGTTTTTCTGGCTTCCGATGCGTCAGATTACATTACGGGACAGTCGATCTACGTTGACGGTGGATGGCTTGCCGCGGGTGGAAGCCCTCTGGGATAG
- a CDS encoding class I SAM-dependent methyltransferase: MGATHPGETLSVSNGFEVIDCGICGFKHVNPIPMPDDLKRIYEKEYYASENPDWIEKTLRESDYWRLVYDDRYDVLERFVSAGHLRILDVGSFLGLFLKRGKERGWEVLGIEPSEQGVRYAAGQGILTHKGFFEDLPNESLGHFGAVNLSLTLEHVTDPAAILSKTHELLWPGGIVCVEVPNDFSPLQAAVREALGKPVYWAAPPHHINYFDFDSLTRLLVRCGFSLIHKTTTFPMEMFLLMGEDYLGNDPLGRSCHAKRMAFELNLAAGGMKEFRRELYRFLASWNVGREVVLFAQKPYSQE; encoded by the coding sequence ATGGGTGCAACACATCCGGGTGAGACCCTGAGCGTAAGCAATGGGTTTGAGGTGATCGATTGCGGCATCTGCGGCTTTAAGCACGTAAACCCTATTCCGATGCCAGACGATCTGAAAAGAATCTACGAGAAAGAGTACTACGCGTCGGAAAACCCCGATTGGATCGAAAAGACGTTACGCGAGAGCGACTACTGGAGGCTCGTCTACGACGATAGGTACGATGTTCTGGAACGCTTTGTCAGTGCAGGCCACCTGAGAATACTCGATGTAGGGAGTTTTCTTGGGCTGTTTTTGAAGCGTGGGAAAGAACGTGGATGGGAAGTTTTGGGGATAGAACCTTCGGAGCAGGGCGTGCGCTACGCAGCCGGGCAGGGCATTCTTACACATAAAGGTTTCTTTGAGGATTTACCCAACGAAAGCCTCGGGCACTTCGGTGCGGTCAATCTCTCTCTGACGCTGGAGCATGTTACAGATCCTGCGGCGATACTCTCGAAGACTCACGAGCTCTTGTGGCCTGGAGGAATCGTCTGTGTCGAGGTTCCGAACGATTTCAGCCCTCTGCAGGCCGCCGTGAGGGAAGCCCTGGGCAAGCCCGTTTACTGGGCTGCGCCACCGCATCACATCAATTATTTTGATTTTGATTCCTTAACCAGACTACTTGTGCGATGCGGATTCTCCCTCATCCACAAGACAACAACCTTTCCCATGGAAATGTTTCTCCTCATGGGCGAGGACTACCTTGGTAATGATCCCCTGGGGCGATCCTGCCATGCAAAACGGATGGCATTCGAGCTCAACCTCGCAGCCGGTGGGATGAAGGAGTTTCGCAGAGAACTTTACCGTTTTTTGGCGAGTTGGAACGTAGGGCGGGAGGTGGTGCTCTTCGCGCAAAAGCCATACAGCCAAGAGTAG
- a CDS encoding 5-deoxy-glucuronate isomerase, translating to MSYPWNNEKKLLTLRVTGEAEVLTIETGQEVAKVYLKDSDIDRVVCSASGTSSVISAEQAHHIVVGEGNAQRDVYHYLKPNGPAPHLRLGITKHRGYGTWSSLPHHFELNAELGFEEVFFYLLQGGSERAVQVGRGVWCDGTPAEAAWFVADRSWSTIPMGYHPVVGEPGVHVSYIWAYLAKKKHWEKI from the coding sequence ATGTCGTACCCGTGGAACAACGAAAAGAAGCTGCTGACGCTCCGGGTTACAGGCGAAGCAGAGGTGCTCACAATTGAGACAGGGCAGGAGGTGGCGAAGGTCTACTTGAAGGACTCGGATATTGATCGCGTGGTGTGCAGTGCATCAGGTACGAGTAGCGTGATCAGTGCAGAACAGGCGCATCACATCGTAGTAGGTGAAGGTAATGCACAGAGAGACGTATACCACTACCTTAAGCCAAACGGGCCTGCGCCGCATCTGAGGCTGGGCATAACCAAGCACCGGGGATATGGGACCTGGTCGAGCCTCCCGCATCACTTTGAGTTGAATGCCGAACTGGGCTTCGAGGAAGTTTTTTTCTATCTTTTGCAAGGTGGTTCTGAAAGAGCTGTTCAGGTGGGCAGAGGCGTCTGGTGCGACGGTACACCGGCTGAGGCTGCCTGGTTTGTGGCTGATCGTAGCTGGTCCACGATACCGATGGGGTATCACCCGGTGGTCGGTGAACCAGGAGTCCATGTTTCATATATCTGGGCGTATCTCGCCAAGAAGAAACATTGGGAGAAGATTTGA
- a CDS encoding aminotransferase class I/II-fold pyridoxal phosphate-dependent enzyme: MIPYSRQLIEQDDIEAVNSVLRSDFLTQGPVVESFESALKSYCGARHAVLFSSGTAALHAAYFAAGVCGGDEVVTSPITFAATANAALYLGANPVFVDVEPDTGNMEVEHLRQAVTERTKAIVPVHFAGHPVDLEGVFAVARKSRAIVIEDACHALGAHYRASGSRFKRQGSGEKPGESGNSDPDTWTKIGGCAYSDMTVFSFHPVKQITTGEGGAVLTNRDDLCDRLRLFRTHGITKDPSKFRMTHDPCPEPQLCVGDWYYEMQELGFNYRISDIHAALGMSQLRKLDIFVARRREIAERYRVAYAENPFFETPPERSYARSAYHLYPIRLSRALVDRKREIFSGLKDSGLGVQVHYLPVYLQPYYLEMGYRRGLCPAAEQFYEREISIPLYPAMDDETVNTVINTLLGSLRI, from the coding sequence ATGATACCGTACAGCAGACAGCTCATAGAGCAGGATGATATAGAGGCGGTAAATAGTGTTCTGCGGTCGGACTTTCTCACGCAGGGTCCGGTTGTTGAATCCTTTGAGTCAGCACTGAAATCGTATTGTGGAGCCCGGCATGCGGTGCTTTTCTCCTCCGGCACAGCAGCCCTCCATGCAGCTTACTTCGCGGCGGGTGTGTGCGGAGGTGACGAAGTCGTTACGTCACCAATCACCTTTGCGGCGACCGCAAACGCAGCGCTTTACCTCGGTGCTAACCCCGTGTTTGTTGACGTTGAGCCTGATACGGGCAACATGGAGGTTGAACATCTCCGGCAGGCGGTCACCGAAAGAACAAAAGCTATCGTGCCGGTACATTTTGCGGGACACCCTGTTGACCTTGAAGGGGTGTTTGCTGTTGCCAGGAAATCCAGAGCAATTGTCATTGAGGATGCCTGTCATGCATTGGGAGCGCACTACAGGGCGAGCGGCTCAAGGTTCAAGCGTCAAGGCTCCGGTGAAAAACCTGGAGAGTCGGGGAACTCGGACCCAGATACATGGACGAAAATCGGTGGTTGTGCCTATTCGGATATGACCGTCTTCAGTTTCCATCCGGTCAAGCAGATCACGACGGGTGAGGGTGGGGCAGTACTCACAAACAGGGATGATCTTTGCGATAGGCTCCGCCTCTTTCGCACGCACGGCATTACCAAAGACCCCTCTAAATTTCGCATGACCCATGATCCGTGTCCCGAGCCTCAACTCTGTGTCGGTGACTGGTACTACGAGATGCAGGAGCTTGGTTTCAATTACAGGATTAGCGATATCCATGCAGCCCTTGGAATGTCACAGCTTCGCAAGCTCGACATCTTCGTGGCAAGAAGGAGAGAGATAGCGGAACGCTACCGGGTCGCCTATGCAGAAAATCCTTTTTTTGAAACGCCTCCGGAGAGAAGCTACGCAAGGTCTGCATATCATCTCTATCCCATAAGACTCTCCCGGGCGCTGGTGGACAGGAAGCGGGAAATATTCTCCGGGTTGAAAGATTCAGGGCTCGGGGTCCAGGTGCATTACCTGCCTGTCTATCTTCAGCCCTACTACCTGGAAATGGGCTATAGACGGGGGTTGTGTCCTGCGGCTGAGCAATTTTACGAGAGAGAAATAAGCATTCCTCTTTACCCGGCTATGGATGACGAGACTGTGAACACCGTTATCAACACGCTACTTGGGAGTTTACGGATATAG
- a CDS encoding N-acetylneuraminate synthase family protein, producing the protein MRIGSTELGKGRAYVIADVGSNYNGSLEMAKEYIYAAKEIGVDAVKFQTYEAATLLNPFKPGGEPWQAYDVVKKYELPLSWHQELFDHAENMGIEFLTTPFDLSVLDELSRIGIRAFKIASGDLTFSPLLRKVGSFGKPVLLSTGMADLEEVRLAIRTLQESGSRHIALLHCVSNYPPRFEQVNLKAMVTMAERFDVPVGLSDHTSGNTTALGAIALGASIIEKHITMDRQLGTPDAPFAMTVAEFGRMVTDIRNLERALGDGVKVPAEDEREERTWARRGIYARVDIEAGGPLTMENVKFVRPENGVPASEWSRFEGKVLRETLTKDRPLKRDYI; encoded by the coding sequence ATGAGGATAGGCAGCACTGAACTGGGGAAGGGCAGGGCTTACGTGATTGCCGATGTGGGGTCAAACTATAACGGCAGCCTTGAAATGGCAAAGGAGTATATCTATGCGGCGAAGGAGATCGGGGTAGATGCGGTCAAATTCCAGACTTACGAAGCCGCGACCCTTCTCAATCCGTTCAAACCGGGTGGTGAGCCCTGGCAGGCGTACGACGTGGTGAAGAAATACGAATTGCCCTTGTCATGGCATCAGGAATTGTTTGATCACGCAGAGAATATGGGCATCGAGTTTCTTACGACCCCCTTTGACCTGTCCGTCCTGGATGAGCTTAGCCGCATCGGCATAAGGGCTTTCAAGATAGCATCCGGTGATCTTACCTTCAGCCCTCTTCTGCGCAAAGTAGGTTCTTTCGGTAAACCTGTGCTGCTTTCCACCGGTATGGCTGATCTGGAGGAGGTGAGGTTGGCAATCCGGACGCTGCAGGAAAGCGGCAGCCGGCACATTGCTCTTCTCCATTGCGTTTCCAACTACCCACCAAGGTTTGAGCAGGTGAATTTGAAGGCGATGGTCACCATGGCGGAGAGGTTCGACGTGCCTGTGGGGCTGTCGGACCACACGTCCGGGAACACGACGGCACTGGGAGCAATCGCTCTTGGCGCTTCAATCATTGAAAAGCATATCACCATGGACCGCCAGCTGGGGACCCCTGATGCGCCGTTCGCTATGACCGTGGCTGAGTTCGGCCGCATGGTCACGGATATTCGCAATCTGGAACGAGCGCTGGGTGACGGGGTCAAAGTCCCGGCCGAGGATGAGCGCGAGGAGCGCACCTGGGCGCGCAGAGGGATATACGCGCGGGTCGATATAGAAGCAGGCGGGCCTCTGACAATGGAAAACGTGAAGTTCGTGCGGCCGGAAAACGGCGTACCCGCAAGCGAGTGGTCAAGATTCGAGGGGAAGGTCTTGAGAGAGACCCTCACGAAGGACCGGCCGCTGAAAAGGGACTACATATGA
- a CDS encoding glycosyltransferase: MKREHVLIIRVKGGPLIGMGHLYRTMAIAEAAAADSPMVVLFVHNDDVAVSTVLSKMPFQSCAVDDLSFAQDAVQHLLDRYAADKDAVCIIDSKEEMAGEIDVLQRSGIPVLLLDNHTRARLQADANIYPVAHFDSRSLTWNGYTGEHLSGKEWVPISRRFLKARSTLKPFAERNSLLVTLGGADPNRITLKVMEDLRGFNPDVPILVILGPACSFQEAVHKKNELLGHRFTVIEQATNMEELMSEAGLAITALGTSIYELAYLGVPTIIISNYREDEPSESELRRLGFASPLGFHADLSEAVIGNAVEGFWNDIKIRAAMSRIALQTIDGGGAERIVEKAVGMIAGTQQTSSQAT; encoded by the coding sequence ATGAAACGAGAACACGTGCTTATTATCAGGGTGAAAGGGGGACCCCTCATCGGCATGGGCCACCTCTATCGAACCATGGCGATTGCGGAAGCCGCGGCGGCAGATTCGCCTATGGTCGTACTCTTCGTACATAACGATGACGTGGCTGTGTCAACGGTCCTTTCCAAGATGCCCTTCCAGAGTTGTGCAGTCGATGACCTCTCTTTTGCCCAGGATGCTGTCCAACACCTCCTCGACCGCTATGCAGCGGATAAAGACGCCGTGTGCATCATCGATTCCAAGGAAGAGATGGCTGGGGAAATTGATGTGCTGCAGAGATCGGGCATTCCCGTTCTTCTTCTGGACAACCATACAAGGGCACGCCTGCAGGCAGATGCCAATATATATCCAGTCGCCCACTTCGACTCCCGTTCCCTCACATGGAACGGCTATACAGGCGAACACCTGTCAGGTAAAGAGTGGGTACCGATTTCGAGACGGTTTCTAAAGGCCCGCTCCACACTCAAGCCCTTTGCTGAGCGTAATTCGCTTCTCGTGACCCTGGGAGGTGCCGATCCGAACCGGATTACACTGAAGGTGATGGAGGACCTCAGAGGATTCAATCCTGACGTGCCGATTTTGGTAATCCTCGGCCCAGCCTGCAGCTTTCAGGAAGCGGTGCACAAAAAGAACGAACTCCTGGGGCATCGATTCACTGTCATCGAGCAGGCGACAAACATGGAGGAGTTGATGTCTGAGGCGGGACTTGCCATTACCGCCCTCGGGACGTCCATATACGAACTCGCGTATCTCGGAGTTCCGACCATAATCATAAGCAATTACCGTGAGGACGAACCTAGTGAAAGCGAACTGCGCAGGCTTGGCTTTGCGTCGCCACTCGGCTTCCACGCCGATCTCTCTGAGGCAGTAATTGGAAATGCAGTGGAAGGTTTTTGGAACGACATCAAGATACGAGCCGCCATGTCGAGGATAGCCCTCCAAACTATTGACGGCGGAGGAGCAGAAAGGATTGTTGAAAAGGCTGTGGGTATGATTGCCGGCACACAGCAGACGAGTAGTCAAGCCACGTGA
- a CDS encoding aldo/keto reductase: MSARLILGTANFGLTYGIANKRMFSEGEAFAILEKAVEAHVTGVDTAQGYGEAEKILGRFFRMHGKVFDVTTKLPDREYLSVVDVESQIEKSLVHLGLGRIDTLLVHSSSTFERHGDVLLTALERCTAQGLIGTYGLSVYHPDDLRRAAEKARKAGCRIGAAQLPLNLFDQRFLKDAHLAQFRSAGITLYGRSLFLQGLFFMDSKRLPGHLRQAAPKIESLKHLAKLHDTSIEALALLFARSSGVDYVVVGVDSVAQLERNAALMAAGGDLLPELKASFDALEIYDEEIILPYRWKQ; the protein is encoded by the coding sequence ATGTCAGCGAGACTGATCCTTGGAACCGCCAATTTCGGGCTTACGTACGGCATAGCAAATAAGCGCATGTTCTCGGAAGGAGAAGCATTTGCGATACTGGAGAAAGCAGTTGAGGCTCACGTGACGGGAGTCGATACGGCTCAGGGGTATGGCGAGGCGGAGAAAATTCTCGGCAGATTTTTCAGAATGCACGGCAAGGTCTTCGACGTTACAACCAAACTTCCGGATCGCGAATATCTCTCCGTTGTAGACGTGGAATCTCAGATAGAGAAAAGCCTGGTGCATCTTGGTTTGGGGCGAATAGATACGCTGCTCGTGCACAGTTCGAGCACATTTGAACGTCATGGGGACGTGCTGTTGACCGCACTCGAGCGGTGCACAGCTCAGGGCCTTATCGGAACGTATGGTCTCTCCGTATATCATCCTGACGATCTGCGGAGAGCTGCTGAGAAGGCACGGAAGGCAGGGTGTCGCATCGGCGCGGCACAACTGCCATTAAACCTTTTTGATCAGCGCTTCTTGAAAGATGCGCATCTGGCTCAATTTCGATCTGCAGGCATCACACTGTATGGCCGTTCTCTTTTTCTTCAAGGCCTGTTCTTCATGGACAGCAAGAGACTTCCCGGGCACCTCCGTCAGGCGGCACCCAAGATAGAGAGCCTGAAGCATCTCGCAAAACTCCATGATACGTCCATCGAAGCATTGGCGCTTCTTTTTGCGCGTTCGTCTGGTGTTGATTACGTAGTCGTGGGTGTTGACAGTGTGGCCCAGCTGGAAAGGAATGCCGCGCTTATGGCAGCCGGCGGAGACCTGTTGCCAGAACTGAAAGCCAGCTTTGATGCGCTTGAAATCTATGATGAGGAGATCATTCTGCCTTATAGATGGAAGCAATGA
- a CDS encoding glycosyltransferase family protein, translating into MSRDKVKAIVQARMGSTRLPGKILKPLAGKPALWHVVNRLKRAGSLKEVVVATTTSPEDDVVVSYCEEHGIKWFRGSENDVLDRYYQAAKEFGADPIVRITADCPVIDPQIVDEVVEGFFAGGYDVYAMGGEFPDGLDCECFSFAVIEDTWKYAVLPSEREHVGVYPGKHKEKYRVGSYTKFTGLAHHRWTLDEEADLHFLQELYERLDRPGSCFGTREILVLLDREPELMAINSGIIRNEGLLKSLTQDETFLKEKSL; encoded by the coding sequence ATGAGCCGTGACAAGGTCAAGGCGATAGTGCAGGCACGCATGGGCTCAACGCGTCTTCCGGGAAAGATTCTGAAGCCCTTGGCGGGAAAGCCTGCACTCTGGCATGTGGTCAACAGGCTTAAACGGGCCGGGAGCTTGAAAGAAGTGGTCGTGGCCACAACGACGAGCCCTGAAGACGATGTGGTCGTTAGCTATTGCGAGGAGCACGGGATCAAATGGTTTCGTGGTAGCGAGAATGACGTACTGGACCGCTACTACCAGGCTGCAAAGGAATTCGGCGCGGATCCAATCGTCCGCATCACAGCCGACTGCCCGGTTATCGATCCCCAAATAGTTGACGAAGTGGTTGAAGGGTTCTTCGCAGGCGGGTACGACGTTTATGCGATGGGGGGCGAGTTCCCGGATGGACTCGATTGCGAATGTTTTTCATTTGCGGTGATCGAAGACACTTGGAAATATGCGGTTTTGCCCTCAGAAAGAGAGCATGTGGGTGTATATCCGGGCAAGCACAAAGAAAAATACCGGGTGGGTAGCTACACCAAGTTCACCGGCCTCGCACATCATCGCTGGACCCTTGATGAAGAAGCCGATTTACACTTCCTGCAAGAGCTCTACGAACGGCTCGATAGACCGGGCTCTTGTTTCGGGACAAGAGAGATACTGGTATTGCTCGACCGGGAGCCTGAATTGATGGCCATCAACAGCGGGATCATCAGAAACGAGGGGCTCTTGAAATCCCTCACACAGGATGAAACCTTTCTCAAGGAGAAAAGTCTATGA